The Streptomyces sp. NBC_01275 genome has a segment encoding these proteins:
- a CDS encoding carboxymuconolactone decarboxylase family protein: protein MTRLPPVPYEEWDAEALKPLTGGRRVPPSNALGLLVRHPRLAKAFLTFNTHLLMRSSLPPKTRELVVLRVAWRRRCGYEWAQHVLMGRQAGVTEEELAEVRAGVGTLLNRAVDELDAASTLSDTTYEELAKELDEHQLMDLVFTVGAYGLLAMAFNTFELELDEGLDDGLDEGGFA, encoded by the coding sequence ATGACCAGGCTGCCGCCCGTTCCGTACGAGGAGTGGGACGCCGAGGCGCTGAAGCCGCTCACGGGCGGACGCCGGGTGCCCCCGTCCAACGCCCTCGGGCTGCTGGTGCGCCACCCGAGGCTCGCGAAGGCGTTCCTCACCTTCAACACCCACCTGCTGATGCGTAGTTCGCTGCCGCCGAAGACGCGAGAGCTGGTCGTCCTGCGGGTCGCCTGGCGGCGGCGGTGCGGCTACGAGTGGGCGCAGCATGTGCTGATGGGACGTCAGGCAGGAGTGACCGAAGAGGAGTTGGCGGAAGTCCGGGCCGGCGTGGGCACCCTGCTGAACCGTGCCGTCGACGAACTGGACGCCGCCTCCACGCTCTCGGACACGACGTACGAGGAACTGGCGAAGGAGCTGGACGAGCACCAGCTGATGGACCTCGTCTTCACGGTCGGGGCCTACGGACTGCTGGCGATGGCATTCAACACCTTCGAACTGGAGCTGGACGAGGGTCTCGACGACGGTCTGGACGAGGGGGGGTTCGCTTAG